A region from the Nostoc punctiforme PCC 73102 genome encodes:
- a CDS encoding IS4 family transposase, with translation MIINSFPKIVKDILRGLPKNDYPVLNSRLFFECWLSYAMDNSLTSMRDLFNRLNNTGFPVDISTFSKANLHRSQKPFQEIYQKLNELVQKKVQKKLHDKYAICPIDSTIITLTSKLLWVLGHHQVKLFSSLNLATGSPSDNFINFGHDHDYKFGCKMMSSLPNNAVGVMDRGFAGLKFIQELVQENKYFVLRVKNNWKLEFEEQTGLIKVGASNDAQAYRVINFCDLETKTEFRLVTNLPTLGEAAVSDYEIRDIYRLRWGVELLWKFLKMHLKLDKLITKNVNGITIQIYVTLIAYLILQILSVPQQWGHTLLDKFRYLQSCMCQKISYVHWFEEMMSC, from the coding sequence GTGATTATAAATTCATTTCCCAAGATTGTCAAAGATATCTTGAGAGGACTGCCAAAAAACGATTATCCAGTATTGAACAGTCGTCTGTTCTTTGAGTGCTGGTTATCTTATGCTATGGATAACAGCTTAACAAGTATGCGAGATTTATTTAACAGATTAAACAACACAGGATTTCCGGTAGATATTTCTACTTTCTCTAAAGCAAACTTACATCGAAGTCAAAAACCTTTTCAAGAAATTTACCAAAAATTAAATGAATTAGTACAGAAGAAAGTTCAAAAAAAGTTACATGATAAATATGCAATTTGTCCAATAGATTCAACAATTATTACTCTCACAAGTAAATTGTTATGGGTACTAGGACACCATCAAGTAAAACTTTTCAGTTCTCTAAATTTAGCTACTGGAAGTCCATCAGATAACTTCATAAACTTTGGACATGACCATGACTATAAATTTGGTTGTAAAATGATGTCTAGTCTACCAAATAATGCTGTTGGTGTAATGGATAGAGGTTTTGCTGGATTAAAATTTATCCAAGAATTAGTCCAAGAAAACAAATACTTTGTTTTGCGGGTAAAAAACAATTGGAAGTTAGAATTTGAGGAGCAAACTGGATTAATTAAAGTTGGTGCATCTAATGATGCTCAAGCCTATAGAGTGATTAATTTTTGTGATTTAGAAACGAAAACTGAGTTTCGATTAGTAACCAATTTACCAACATTAGGAGAGGCTGCCGTTAGTGATTATGAAATCAGGGATATTTATCGATTGCGTTGGGGAGTTGAATTGTTGTGGAAGTTTTTGAAAATGCACTTAAAACTTGACAAGTTAATTACTAAAAATGTTAATGGTATCACCATACAAATTTACGTTACTTTAATAGCTTATCTAATTTTACAGATATTATCTGTACCACAACAATGGGGACATACGCTATTAGATAAATTCCGCTATTTACAATCTTGTATGTGTCAGAAAATAAGTTATGTTCATTGGTTTGAAGAGATGATGTCATGTTGA
- a CDS encoding isopentenyl phosphate kinase, with protein MELVLVKLGGSLITDKDKPYTARREVITQLVEQVSLIKRENPNLKLIIGNGAGSFAHQSANKYNTINGFSGDEEKLGFCLVHQDALDLNFLLAKSFLQVGLPVVSLPPISMIITHNKKLLKSDFSGIESSLQAGLIPLVFGDVVLDQAIGGTVFSTDAMLAELAKYFYLQGKFKVRLINVGNYAGVYDRAKVLNVKKNPIKTAQNMLNFGRKIKVYLFNSDYKFISQDCQRYLERTAKKRLSSIEQSSVL; from the coding sequence ATGGAATTAGTATTAGTGAAGCTAGGAGGCTCCTTAATTACTGACAAGGATAAACCTTATACTGCTCGAAGAGAAGTTATAACACAACTGGTTGAGCAAGTGAGCCTAATCAAACGTGAAAATCCTAATCTGAAACTGATTATTGGTAACGGTGCTGGTTCTTTCGCCCACCAATCAGCGAATAAATATAATACAATTAACGGTTTTTCAGGTGATGAAGAAAAACTAGGGTTCTGCTTAGTCCACCAAGATGCTTTAGATTTAAATTTCCTACTAGCTAAAAGTTTTTTACAAGTAGGTTTACCAGTGGTAAGTTTGCCACCTATTAGTATGATAATTACTCACAACAAAAAACTATTGAAGAGTGACTTTAGTGGGATAGAAAGCAGTCTACAAGCAGGTTTAATTCCTTTAGTTTTCGGTGATGTCGTTCTAGATCAAGCTATTGGTGGTACTGTCTTTTCGACAGATGCAATGCTTGCAGAACTAGCGAAATACTTCTATCTTCAAGGTAAGTTTAAAGTTAGACTAATAAATGTTGGGAATTATGCAGGTGTATATGATCGAGCAAAAGTGTTGAATGTTAAGAAAAATCCGATAAAAACAGCCCAAAATATGTTAAATTTTGGGCGGAAGATTAAAGTATATCTATTTAATAGTGATTATAAATTCATTTCCCAAGATTGTCAAAGATATCTTGAGAGGACTGCCAAAAAACGATTATCCAGTATTGAACAGTCGTCTGTTCTTTGA
- a CDS encoding glycosyltransferase family 4 protein yields MKTKLKISLLVWNLSTNDGFIRASLLKSALEKLGYETEILGFLFNKNLSAAIPSDTKLFAIEGGNYPKFFPAVNKVLKHIDGDIIYAIKPQIASFGVALLKSLYSRKPVILDIDDWELSWHGGDNWRYCPTLKQLARDLLKSDGALRSPYHPLYVKWMEGLVNHADAVTVHTKFLQQRFGGMLVPNGKDTSLFDPAQCNPDSSRSRYNLSEYRILMFPGAPRPYKGLEDVLIALEKINQPDLKLVIIGGSPYDDYDQQLQQRWGRWIIKLPKYPVDAMPDLVAAAHIVVVPQRDTPETRAQFPLKLTDGMAMAKPVLSTRVGDIPEILGDTGYLVEPSCPEQIVKQIRLIFENLESANQRGIKARQRCVEKYSIEVMASKLAPLITNLL; encoded by the coding sequence ATGAAAACTAAACTAAAGATATCGCTGCTTGTATGGAATTTGTCTACTAATGATGGTTTCATTCGAGCATCGTTATTGAAATCAGCGTTAGAAAAATTGGGTTATGAAACAGAAATATTAGGATTTTTATTTAACAAAAATCTCTCTGCTGCCATTCCATCTGATACGAAACTTTTTGCTATAGAAGGTGGAAATTATCCGAAATTTTTTCCAGCAGTCAACAAAGTTTTAAAACATATTGATGGAGATATAATTTATGCAATTAAACCACAGATAGCGAGTTTCGGAGTTGCACTGTTAAAAAGTTTATACAGCAGAAAACCAGTGATTTTAGACATAGATGATTGGGAACTTAGCTGGCATGGTGGTGACAACTGGCGTTATTGTCCGACACTGAAACAATTAGCTAGGGATTTATTGAAATCAGACGGCGCACTCAGGAGCCCATATCATCCTTTGTACGTTAAATGGATGGAAGGTTTAGTAAATCATGCGGATGCTGTGACGGTGCATACTAAATTTTTGCAGCAGCGTTTTGGTGGTATGTTGGTTCCTAATGGCAAGGATACCTCTTTATTTGATCCGGCTCAATGTAATCCTGATTCTAGTAGAAGTCGCTATAATTTATCTGAATACCGAATTTTAATGTTTCCTGGTGCACCTAGACCTTATAAAGGTTTAGAAGATGTTCTTATAGCGTTAGAAAAAATTAATCAGCCAGACTTAAAATTAGTGATTATTGGTGGCAGTCCTTATGATGATTACGATCAACAACTTCAACAACGTTGGGGACGCTGGATTATCAAACTACCAAAGTATCCAGTTGATGCCATGCCGGATCTAGTTGCTGCTGCTCATATTGTTGTCGTTCCCCAGCGAGATACTCCAGAAACTCGCGCTCAATTTCCTTTGAAGTTGACTGATGGAATGGCAATGGCTAAACCTGTATTATCAACACGTGTTGGAGATATTCCCGAAATTTTAGGTGATACTGGTTATTTAGTTGAGCCTTCTTGTCCTGAACAAATTGTTAAACAAATTCGATTAATATTTGAGAATTTAGAATCAGCAAACCAGCGAGGTATTAAAGCCAGACAAAGATGTGTAGAAAAATATAGTATAGAGGTTATGGCTTCTAAACTCGCACCGTTAATTACTAATCTCCTCTAG
- a CDS encoding DUF1392 family protein, protein MRIANCELRIVYGDRPPIRIVQGIQLINDCWFYSIEWISPAISEKGDEVFTSRDSIARVTDYDLERVR, encoded by the coding sequence TTGCGAATTGCGAATTGCGAATTGCGAATTGTTTATGGTGATAGGCCACCGATTCGTATTGTCCAGGGCATTCAACTGATTAACGATTGCTGGTTTTACAGTATCGAATGGATATCACCTGCTATATCGGAAAAAGGTGACGAGGTTTTTACATCCAGAGATTCCATTGCACGGGTAACTGATTACGATTTGGAGCGTGTGCGATGA
- a CDS encoding response regulator, with amino-acid sequence MGKIVLHKSRKCCNASKLILVCDDIFDNCFFLQTVLEIEGYQVETVDSGAAALAFLESKRPALLLLDVMIPVMNGYEVVHHIKNNPLLESLPIVLITADEREFFRKEIDVKVDGFIRKPVEPDVLIKYVQATLRQSPCL; translated from the coding sequence ATGGGTAAAATTGTGCTTCATAAGAGCCGGAAGTGCTGTAATGCTAGTAAGCTGATTCTAGTTTGTGATGATATTTTTGATAACTGCTTTTTCCTTCAAACAGTCTTAGAAATAGAGGGTTATCAAGTTGAAACTGTCGATTCGGGAGCAGCAGCACTTGCTTTTTTAGAATCTAAAAGACCTGCTCTACTTCTACTGGATGTAATGATACCTGTTATGAATGGGTACGAAGTAGTTCACCACATTAAAAATAATCCTCTTTTAGAATCTCTACCTATTGTATTGATCACAGCTGATGAAAGGGAATTTTTTCGGAAAGAAATTGATGTGAAGGTGGATGGATTTATCCGAAAGCCTGTTGAGCCGGATGTATTAATAAAATATGTTCAAGCAACCTTACGGCAATCGCCTTGTTTATAA